One Candidatus Desulfatibia profunda genomic window, ACATCCACCAGTTCAATATCGCCGCCGTCTTTTTTCAGGGCCGGTTTGATTTCGCGCTCCAAGGTTTCTTCGATCAGTTTGATTTTCTGGATGTTGGTCAAACGCGCCGGCTTTCTCACCGCCGGGCGCTCTCTGCCGAGAACGGAGTCGATAATCTGCTGGATGTGTTCGTGACAGTTGCCGCATCCGCCGCCGGCCTTTACATAATCGGTTACATCTTCAATTGTGGTAAGATCGTTTTCTCTCACAGCCCGCTGAATTTCAAGGTCGGTCACCCCGAAACACTCGCAGACAATTTGACCTTCAACCTTTTTCTCTGCTTCCCCCAGGTGGTTGGCAATCGCTTTTTCAAGAGCATCTCGCCCCATCACCGAGCAGTGCATCTTTTCTTTTGGCAGCCCGCCAAGATAATTGGCAATATCTTCGTTGGTGATACGTTTGGCTTCATCCAGGGAGAGCCCTTTTACCATTTCGGTCAGGGCCGATGAAGATGCAATCGCGCTGGCGCATCCGAATGTCTGAAATTTTGCATCTTTGATCAGCTTGTTTTCATCAAGTTTGAAATAAAGGGTCAAGGCATCACCGCATGCCAGAGATCCAACTTCTCCCACACCGTCGGCATTTTCAATTACGCCCACGTTCCTTGGATTCAAAAAGTGATCTTTGACCTTGTCAGTATATTCCCACATAACGTCCTCCTATGTTTTTACAAGTGTGATAACTATTAATAATCATTCGATTACAAAAAGAAAGGCCGACGTTAAAAAATATAAAGAATCATTTTTGATTGAAAATATCCCGGCTATTTATTACCGAAAGCATTCTGGAGGACATTTAATCCAAAGTAAATATAATGAAGGCCGGAAGTAATGGTTATTGCGGTTGTCAGCCAGAAAAGGGACCATTTTAGCGTAATAACTTTAAAAAAAGTTAGATCCAGCAGGGATATGAGTATTGTCAGCATCTGTAAAACAGTTGTAAATCTGCTGACCAGGCTTGGTTTCATTTCAATAGAAATATCCGTAATTGCAAAAACGGCGATTCCGGTGACAATCAATATATCACGACTG contains:
- the nifU gene encoding Fe-S cluster assembly protein NifU, which codes for MWEYTDKVKDHFLNPRNVGVIENADGVGEVGSLACGDALTLYFKLDENKLIKDAKFQTFGCASAIASSSALTEMVKGLSLDEAKRITNEDIANYLGGLPKEKMHCSVMGRDALEKAIANHLGEAEKKVEGQIVCECFGVTDLEIQRAVRENDLTTIEDVTDYVKAGGGCGNCHEHIQQIIDSVLGRERPAVRKPARLTNIQKIKLIEETLEREIKPALKKDGGDIELVDVDRNRVLVELRGTCASCTKSQLTLKHYVETKLRELVAPDLTVEEVSSCVLSM